From Streptomyces sp. CMB-StM0423, a single genomic window includes:
- a CDS encoding PadR family transcriptional regulator, producing the protein MPSLSASAYVVLGLLDQAGPATPYALDREIQQSVGHFWDFPRSQIYAEAARLVRRGLVTEEREETGRRRRTLALTREGRDTLAAWLTAPPQGATDVRDEGLLRLYFQREGGSGGAEGAEGSEPGGELGGSEVAGVRRLAEAQMAAHRRKLAEYEAILAEVPEPSSASDPSGARFGVPQAAALASGLRFEELAVAFWAEIAEGGAGVVDPRLRGR; encoded by the coding sequence ATGCCGTCGCTCTCCGCCAGCGCCTACGTCGTGCTCGGCCTCCTCGACCAGGCGGGCCCCGCCACGCCGTACGCGCTCGACCGCGAGATCCAGCAGAGCGTCGGGCACTTCTGGGACTTCCCGCGCTCGCAGATCTACGCGGAGGCCGCCCGGCTCGTACGCCGCGGGCTGGTGACGGAGGAACGCGAGGAGACCGGGCGCAGGCGGCGGACGCTGGCGCTGACCCGGGAGGGGCGGGACACGCTCGCCGCGTGGCTGACGGCCCCGCCGCAGGGCGCGACGGACGTCCGCGACGAGGGCCTGCTGCGGCTGTACTTCCAGCGGGAGGGGGGATCCGGCGGGGCTGAGGGGGCCGAGGGGTCTGAGCCGGGCGGCGAGCTCGGCGGGTCGGAGGTGGCCGGGGTGCGACGGCTGGCGGAGGCGCAAATGGCGGCGCACCGGCGCAAGCTGGCGGAGTACGAGGCGATCCTGGCGGAGGTCCCCGAGCCGTCGTCCGCCTCCGACCCGTCCGGCGCGCGGTTCGGCGTTCCGCAGGCCGCGGCGCTGGCGTCCGGGCTGCGGTTCGAGGAGTTGGCGGTGGCGTTCTGGGCGGAGATCGCCGAGGGGGGTGCGGGGGTGGTGGATCCGCGGCTGCGGGGGCGCTGA